CAGCGCTTCCACACTCCAATACCAATCTCCACAATAGAATAATGTTGGCTCGGACTGAAGGATTAGGGTCTGTCTCTTCTGACCGATGACCTTTTCCAAAGGTTCCGAAGCACTCGTGAGCATCTCAAACACATTAATCGGTTCCTGTCGCATTTCCAGAGTTCCGGCATCCAGTCTGGATAATGTAAGCAGTGTTGAAACCAGATGTTCCAGGCGAGTCATTTGACCATGAATCTTTTCTACATATAGAAGTTCCTCCCTATCCCTATTGCTGTCCAAGAGCAGCTCCGTCATCAAAAACACAGAGGTAATTGGAGTTTTAAGCTGGTGAGCGATGTCCGCTAGATTGTCTGCCAAGGATTGCCTTTCCTTCAATGCAGTCTCTCGCGTCTGGCGAAGTTCCACAACTGTCTTATACATTTCATCCTCTAATAAAGAAAATTCATCTTCCTGAACCCGGTGCATAACACCTTCCTGCCTTCGATTAATAGAGCTTAGATAGTTAGTCAGTTCATGGATTCGGACTCTTTTTTTCCTCGTAAAACCACATAGGGTAACAGTGAACAACAGAAATAAAAGTCCCCACACCCAAAGGCTATGTGTAATGCTAGCCCAGAGGTTTTCTCCGAAAAACAACCGTTGGGTGTATCCATATTTGTTCAAGATTTCATCACCAAGTTGTGATCTCTCAGTTTTCGGGTGGTTGAGTCCTTGTATCAAGGATTCTTCGAGATCCGGGTGTTGACTATATACAGATCCTACCAAGTAGGCAGTATGGTTATACGTTGTATTTGATATGGCCCTGGAAGCCAGAATACCCATCAATAGTCCAATA
Above is a window of Paenibacillus wynnii DNA encoding:
- a CDS encoding sensor histidine kinase is translated as MSRKQLTLALVIGFVTAICIGLLMGILASRAISNTTYNHTAYLVGSVYSQHPDLEESLIQGLNHPKTERSQLGDEILNKYGYTQRLFFGENLWASITHSLWVWGLLFLLFTVTLCGFTRKKRVRIHELTNYLSSINRRQEGVMHRVQEDEFSLLEDEMYKTVVELRQTRETALKERQSLADNLADIAHQLKTPITSVFLMTELLLDSNRDREELLYVEKIHGQMTRLEHLVSTLLTLSRLDAGTLEMRQEPINVFEMLTSASEPLEKVIGQKRQTLILQSEPTLFYCGDWYWSVEALINLIKNCSEHTPEGGAISLSYEQNPIFTKIVVEDSGEGFVMEDIPRLFERFYKGRNAHKNSVGIGLAMAKSIIDKQKGTIRAENRPEGGARFIVKMYTR